From Sceloporus undulatus isolate JIND9_A2432 ecotype Alabama chromosome 6, SceUnd_v1.1, whole genome shotgun sequence, one genomic window encodes:
- the LOC121934838 gene encoding synaptotagmin-11-like, with protein MPLQLHFQTLPFFLLNQDFFMPAALPRALLDSSVVSSYLRSTFGEAVHLQVFLGVGLALLCFCLLLGCAICWHQRKKNHLEEGKAQAEDRTLVDLGLVLPSQATTAVAIQKQYVEIEGDVLGVPSPTASVHSLGSSGPKSPPQNIRRGRASLPSIPISQKLSLPVKVPQGRKRRCTISGESIFGDESSLLSRPILGTSIPQSYTIPRGLSGATMKPRPHLHFTLFYSQAEALLTVTVIGVSHLPKGLRSSRNSYVKVYLLPKFVEPQRTSLCRKSLNPEFHEQFYFGRYSLEELQSLTLRFAVYAKEFHHLKDSFLGEVMFPCAQATWTPGVSLAYTQELSTTKTKLKKCFSSQDMRFSPSFSQPKSMGQLFILLQYQALANRIKVLIRKAENLGRLTRIPGTPDHYVVIQLYHDGKVLDTKETKSIAGYNPVWNTPFLFSIPAGDIQEQQLALEFTIMQARLYTRSCVVGRVLIGPHAPEMGQVHWKEMCSRGNVESARWHSIQPPGFPLSP; from the exons TGCATTTGCAGGTATTCCTCGGGGTGGGACTTGCCCTTCTTTGCTTCTGCCTTCTGCTTGGGTGTGCGATATGCTGGCATCAACGCAAGAAGAACCACCTCGAGGAAGGCAAGGCGCAAGCAGAGGATCGGACTCTGGTGGACTTGGGCCTGGTTTTGCCTTCGCAAGCTACAACAGCTGTGGCTATCCAGAAGCAGTACGTAGAAATAGAAGGAGATGTTCTGGGGGTGCCATCTCCCACAGCCAGTGTTCATTCTCTAGGCTCATCTGGCCCCAAGAGTCCACCCCAAAACATTCGTCGTGGCCGGGCTTCCCTCCCCAGCATCCCCATATCTCAGAAGCTGAGCCTGCCAGTCAAGGTGCCACAAGGCCGGAAGCGCCGGTGTACCATCTCTGGAGAGAGCATCTTTGGGGATGAGAGCAGTCTTCTCTCCCGCCCCATCCTGGGTACCAGCATCCCTCAGTCTTACACCATCCCAAGAGGCCTCTCTGGTGCCACTATGAAGCCAAGGCCTCACCTCCACTTCACCCTGTTCTACTCGCAAGCTGAGGCCTTGTTGACCGTGACGGTGATTGGCGTCTCCCACCTGCCCAAGGGTCTCCGGTCTAGTCGGAATTCCTATGTCAAAGTCTACCTCCTTCCAAAGTTTGTTGAGCCTCAACGTACATCCTTGTGCCGGAAAAGCCTGAATCCGGAATTTCATGAGCAGTTCTACTTTGGGCGCTACAGCCTGGAAGAGCTGCAGAGCCTGACTTTGCGTTTTGCTGTGTACGCCAAGGAGTTCCACCACCTCAAAGACTCCTTCCTGGGGGAGGTTATGTTCCCATGCGCCCAAGCCACCTGGACGCCGGGTGTTTCCTTGGCCTACACGCAGGAGCTGTCGACCACCAAAACCAAACTCAAAAAG TGTTTCAGTTCTCAGGACATGCGCTTCTCCCCTTCATTCTCTCAGCCCAAGTCTATGGGGCAGCTCTTCATCCTGCTTCAGTACCAAGCTCTGGCCAACCGTATCAAAGTTCTGATTCGCAAGGCAGAGAATCTGGGACGGCTCACCCGCATCCCTGGCACTCCAG ACCACTACGTTGTGATCCAACTGTATCATGACGGGAAGGTCCTGGATACCAAGGAGACCAAGTCCATAGCGGGATACAATCCGGTGTGGAACACCCCATTCCTTTTCAGTATTCCTGCGGGAGACATCCAGGAACAGCAGCTGGCCTTGGAGTTCACCATCATGCAG GCTCGCCTTTACACCCGCAGTTGTGTTGTGGGTCGGGTGCTGATCGGCCCTCATGCCCCAGAGATGGGGCAAGTCCATTGGAAAGAAATGTGCAGCCGGGGAAATGTGGAATCTGCCCGGTGGCACTCAATCCAACCTCCAGGCTTTCCCCTCTCCCCTTGA
- the LOC121934026 gene encoding centromere-associated protein E-like, with protein MLLQKGGGFMGLPSRYRAGNRYFQHGTFEKEASDLPRKDEGSSRRSCHFSQSLSAAESQGSDKNRVLSPKVSFPSKLVVNGTSGSPELNSSRTPMRGSSRTFLHSRHPQTANSMSMQFDICSKDDGEDGTADTEQHPSSDVRRSHSLSHLPNCNKREYSPMQTLARRTWSGPEPDLKASLHEESQRGSEVEGMALEPGRQSQLLRERNLVGELNMMQFELFSLKQKQMENSFAHLEKEKKWLETNFLENRKQEGDLDDKIFSVEMELAKVKSYIGRRNHKSSQPVALDADQNGAAEKRDNSQELVALHKSLAAHKKHIKTLERKGSEMEQELKSAKEGQQMAFSQLSEAEQRATDSLQASQALREQRDKLQVAYNSVCLEKDRLEEKVTELNLELKPALSDRKRLLEEKVALHQQVQRLTLELECAQKQQEGFSAQVSALHSELASAKSQVSHQDKEKVLMKEELEYTRQAKEVLSSEVAESHQRLEDSLEKLHHLEAEKKILDNRIQALENERFWLLGEREGIPLQNRTDAWKNQEDDMKALRESCENLRESQTLLQREKDLLQVRCLELEAALHGKQEMSIQLAEQQEISQYWKDRWEEVAVALKTQEEEVEDPCMQSLSAKAESPMLLQVQLDACKQELELERNRSQALQHQVQQLQSGSQSQAVPPHKCTDFSSEKQRLERLVTSLEEQLAEKEQALRELKDAKDMDKPQVEFKGSSSDPKGCHHHHHQGLDAKVIRSSQQDQESLKLQHQLVTEQLKGIFREREKQKQGSWKHLVRLQEESSAMSPKPQGTLTITESMQFPEGGAPKPFESCSGGEVESLRQQLRQNAEIISSMASEIQALKQKNESLMKAKLRFQQQIEEICNVSKQQPEKSTIDLLVPKLTGKILRLDLQSAEGSDNSLTSPQSDAPTSSSNSRENLLVVQQPSHDSVGHEQSHLPVVSNAGHSSPLHSACHGSPISAVPLQLHPDISDASVPSIRLSLEAAIPSLQDAQSPAESDGALLSPRSPALLSPRPFGLPRPRSPFRFRGTPESSDS; from the exons ATGTTGCTCCAGAAGGGCGGTGGATTTATGGGACTGCCTTCCCGGTACAGAGCTGGCAACAGGTATTTCCAACATGGGACTTTTGAAAAGGAGGCTTCAGATCTGCCCAGAAAAGATGAAGGAAGTTCTAGAAGAAGCTGTCATTTTTCTCAGTCCTTATCTGCTGCAGAATCGCAGGGAAGTGACAAGAACAGGGTCCTTTCTCCAAAAGTTTCCTTTCCATCAAAG CTAGTTGTCAATGGAACATCAGGTTCCCCGGAGCTGAACAGCTCAAGAACCCCAATGAGAGGATCCAGTAGGACGTTCCTTCACTCCAGACATCCTCAAACAGCCAACTCCATGAGTATGCAGTTTGACATTTGCTCCAAAGACGATGGCGA AGATGGTACAGCAGACACTGAGCAGCATCCCAGCTCAGATGTCAGAAGGAGTCATTCTTTATCTCACCTCCCAAACTGCAATAAAAGAGAATATAGCCCCATGCAGACACTGGCTAGAAGGACATGGAGTGGCCCAGAGCCAGACCTGAAAGCATCCTTACATGAAGAGAGCCAAAGGGGATCTGAAGTAGAAGGAATGGCCCTGGAGCCTGGAAGACAATCTCAGCTTCTCAGAGAGAGGAACCTGGTGGGGGAACTCAATATGATGCAGTTTGAGCTGTTCTCCCTTAAGCAGAAG CAGATGGAGAACTCCTTTGCTCacctggaaaaggaaaagaaatggcttGAGACGAATTTCTTGGAAAACAGAAAGCAAGAAGGAGACTTGGATGATAA GATCTTCAGTGTGGAGATGGAGTTGGCAAAGGTCAAATCTTATATAGGCAGAAGGAACCACAAATCATCACAACCAGTAGCCCTGGATGCTGACCAAAATGGAGCTGCG GAAAAGAGAGATAATAGTCAAGAGCTGGTTGCTCTTCACAAAAGCCTGGCTGCTCACAAGAAGCACATCAaaaccttagagagaaaaggaagtgaGATGGAGCAGGAGCTGAAATCTGCTAAAGAG GGACAGCAGATGGCGTTCAGCCAACTTTCGGAAGCTGAGCAAAGAGCTACGGATTCACTGCAGGCCAGTCAAGCCCTACGGGAACAAAGAGACAAGCTCCAAGTTGCATATAACAGTGTCTGTCTG GAGAAAGACCGACTGGAGGAGAAAGTTACTGAGCTGAATCTGGAGCTGAAACCTGCTCTTTCAGATCGGAAAAGACTTCTTGAG GAAAAGGTTGCCCTCCATCAGCAAGTCCAGCGGCTCACCCTGGAGCTGGAATGTGCTCAGAAGCAGCAAGAAGGATTCAGTGCCCAAGTCTcggccctccattctgagcttGCCAGTGCCAAGAGCCAAGTCAGCCACCAAGACAAAGAGAAAGTCCTCATGAAAGAAGAGCTGGAATACACCAGACAG GCTAAGGAGGTGCTGTCATCAGAAGTGGCTGAGAGTCACCAGAGACTAGAGGACTCTTTGGAAAAGCTTCATCACTTGGAAGCAGAGAAGAAAATCCTCGACAATCGCATCCAAGCACTGGAGAATGAACGTTTCTGGCTgctgggagagagggaaggaatcCCCTTGCAGAACCGGACAGATGCATGGAAAAACCAGGAGGATGATATGAAGGCTCTCCGGGAAAGCTGCGAAAATCTTAG GGAATCTCAGACCTTGCTGCAAAGGGAGAAAGACCTCCTTCAGGTTCGTTGCCTGGAGCTGGAAGCGGCTTTGCATGGAAAGCAGGAGATGAGCATTCAGTTGGCGGAACAGCAAGAAATCTCCCAATACTGGAAAGACAGATGGGAAGAAGTGGCTGTAGCCTTGAAGACCcaagaggaagaggtggaggacCCATGCATGCAAAGCCTTTCTGCCAAA GCAGAATCTCCTATGCTTCTCCAGGTCCAGCTGGATGCTTGCAAACAGGAACTGGAGTTAGAACGGAACCGCAGCCAAGCTTTGCAGCACCAAGTCCAGCAACTGCAGTCTGGCAGCCAAAGCCAGGCTGTTCCTCCACATAAG tgtacAGATTTCAGCTCAGAGAAGCAGAGATTGGAACGGCTTGTCACTTCTCTGGAAGAGCAACTGGCTGAAAA GGAACAGGCTTTGAGAGAACTCAAGGATGCCAAGGACATGGACAAACCTCAGGTGGAATTTAAAGGATCTTCATCAGATCCAAAG ggctgtcatcatcatcatcatcaaggctTGGATGCAAAAGTCATTCGGAGCTCCCAGCAAGATCAGGAGAGCCTGAAGCTGCAGCATCAGCTGGTGACCGAACAG TTGAAGGGgattttcagagagagagagaagcagaagcAAGGATCCTGGAAACATCTCGTAAGACTCCAGGAAGAAAGTTCTGCCATGTCTCCTAAGCCTCAAGGAACTCTG ACTATAACTGAATCCATGCAGTTTCCTGAAGGAGGTGCACCCAAACCTTTTGAATCCTGCAGCGGTGGAGAAGTGGAGAGCTTGCGGCAGCAGCTGAGACAAAATGCAGAAATA ATTTCCTCCATGGCTTCTGAAATCCAGGCTTTGAAGCAGAAGAACGAGAGCTTAATGAAAG CTAAACTGAGGTTCCAGCAGCAGATCGAAGAAATCTGCAATGTTTCAAAACAGCAGCCAGAAAAAAGCACCATAGACCTGCTGGTTCCTAAACTGACTGGGAAGATCCTGCGCCTGGATTTGCAAAGTGCAGAGGGGAGTGACAACTCCTTGACTTCACCCCAAAGTGATGCGCCTACCTCCTCCTCAAACAGTCGAGAGAACCTACTGGTTGTACAGCAACCTTCTCATGACAGTGTTGGACATGAGCAGAGCCACCTCCCTGTTGTCTCCAATGCTGGGCATTCATCTCCACTGCATTCTGCATGCCATGGTTCTCCTATCTCTGCTGTTCCTCTTCAGTTGCATCCAGACATCTCTGATGCATCTGTGCCTTCCATCAGGCTTTCCTTGGAGGCTGCAATCCCCTCTTTGCAAGATGCCCAGAGCCCTGCAGAGAGTGATGGAGCTTTACTCAGTCCCCGGAGTCCAGCTCTTTTATCCCCCAGGCCTTTTGGGCTCCCCAGACCACGGTCTCCCTTTAGATTCAGAGGGACCCCTGAATCTTCAGATAGCTGA